TTGCAAAAGATTCCGATTCAAAAACATCTTATCTGCTCGGTTCAAAATATGCGAGCGATTACGATTATACGGTAACTTTTGAGTGGTATAAAGACTGGAGTGAAAACAAATTTATTTACGCCAAAATTTCTCAAAAAGATTTTTTTATTGATTATCTTACTGCATATGTTACTGGAATTAGAAATTATACGCAAAATATGAATTCGCTTCTTTTAGGAGGCAGTTACGATTTTAAAAACAATTTTGTCCTAACCGCGGAATATCTCACCTCTACAAAACAAAAACAGACAAAACTCTCAATTAGCTACTATTTTTAACATCCATTCTCTTTTCTTTTTGCTATAATCGATTAAAAAACGGAGAGGGAAATGATAAAAGATTATAATGATTATAAAAAAGCCGTTGATACTCTTAAAAAATGGGCATATTATTATTATGTACTTGATAACCCTTTAGTTACCGATGAAGAATATGACAAACTCTATCACGAAGTAGAAGAATATGAAAAAAAACATCCGGATAAAATAGACCCTACATCTCCTACACAAAGGGTAGGTGATGTTGTTTTAGAAGGTTTTGAAAAAGCAAAACATTTAAGTCGTATGTGGTCAATGGAAGACGTGTTTAATGAAAAAGATTTTTTAGACTGGGTAGGAAGAGTTAAAAGGATTTTAGGACATGAAAATTTCAGTTTTTATATAGAACCGAAATTTGACGGGGCGAGTTTAAATCTTATATACGAAAACGGAAAGCTTATAAGGGCTGAAACAAGAGGTGACGGAGAAATAGGTGAAGATGTAACTTTGAATGCAAAAACCATAAACTCCATTCCTCTTGAAATAAAAGAAAAGTCCCTTATTGAGATAAGAGGAGAGGTTGTTATAAAAAAAGACGACTTTGATAAACTAAATGAGGAAAGACTAAAAAACGGTGAGCCGACATTTGCTAATCCACGCAATGCGGCGGCGGGAAGCCTCAGACAACTTGATCCTAAAATAACCGCAAAAAGACCTCTGATATTTTACCCGTGGGGAGTCGGGGTTAATTCTTTAAATTATGAAAGATACAGTGAACTTATGGATTATATTTATTCATTGGGATTTAAAGAACCTCCAAAAAGAGGTGTATGTAAGGATATACCATGCGTGGAAAAAAAATATGATGAGTTTGTGAAACTGCGAGACAGTTTTGAAGTAATGCTCGATGGAATGGTGGTGAAAATTGATGAAATAAAATATCATGATATTTTAGGTTATACTCAAAAATACCCGCGCTGGATGGTTGCATATAAGTTCCCGGCAATTGAAAAAGAAACAATAATAGAAGATGTGATAGTGCAGGTGGGAAGAACAGGGGTTTTGACACCCGTAGCAGTTCTTAAACCTGTGGAAATTGGCGGGGTGATTGTTGAAAGGGCGACACTTCATAATTTTGATGAAATCGAAAGAATGGATATAAGAATCGGTGATCATGTGATAGTTATAAGAAGCGGTGATGTCATCCCTAAAATTACAAAAGTTTTAACATGGAAAAGAAAAGGTGATGAAAAACCGATTCCACGTCCTACACATTGTCCAGTATGCGGGGCTGAGGTGCTTGATGAAGGAGCGCTTATTAAGTGTCAAAATCTTTCATGTCCTGCGAGAGTGGTAAATACGATTATATATTTTGCAAGTAAAAACTGTCTTGATATAGAGGGGCTTGGTGAAAGCGTTGCCAAACTTTTATATGAACACGGGCTTGTAAAAGATGTGACGGATCTTTTTGAATTGAAAGTTGAAGATCTTGAAAAACTGCCTCTTTTTGCAAGAAAAAAGGCAGAAAATCTGGTCAATGCGATTAAAAGCAAAGTCGGGGTTGAATGCTGGAGATTTGTAAACGCCCTCGGGATTGAGCATATAGGTGAAGTTGCGAGTAAAAAGATATGCGAGAAATTCGGAGTCGAATTTTACAAACACGCTCCCGAAGAGTTTGAAGAAATAGAAGGTTTCGGGCCTGAAATGGTTAAATCCATTGCCGAATACATAAGGGTAAACAAGGAAAAAATAGAAAAACTGATAGAGATTCTAAAACCTAAAAACCCTGAAAAAAAAGAGGTTCAGAAGACTCCTTTTACAGGTAAAACGGTGGTTCTTACTGGGACTATGAGCAAGCCAAGAAGCGAAATCAAAAAAATGCTTGAAGATATGGGTGCTAAAGTTTCAAGCAGTGTGAGTAAAAAAACCGATTTCGTTATTTACGGAGAAGATGCGGGAAGCAAATACGATAAAGCCAAGAAATTAGGAGTTAATCTTTTAAGCGAAGATGATATGTGGAAGATGCTTAAAGAAGGAAAATAAACTCTAATTGATAACTTTTTTCTTTTTTGATATAATAAATATATATATAAATTTTAAAGGATAAAAATGCCGACCAAAACGGTTGTTGAAAACGATGTAGAAATAATAATGCCCAAACTTTATAAAGTGATGCTTTTAAACGACGATTATACAACATTCGACTTTGTAATTGAAATACTAAAAACAGTATTTCACAAAAACGAAGAAGAAGCGATAAACATAACTTTAAAGGTTGACAGGGAGGGAAGTGCGGCAGTAGGGGTTTACCCTTACGAAATCGCACAGGTTAAAATAGAAAAAACGCATACCTTGGCACGTCAGGCAGGGTATCCGTTAAGAGCAGTAATGGAGGAGGTTTAGATGCAGATTACGGAAAATTTAAGAAATATATTTAATGAAATTGTAAACGAGGCTAAAAGAAGACAAAACGAATATATTACAGTTGATCATGCCTTTTATGTTCTTTTAAAAGATAAAAATATAAGATTTTTACTTGAGGATGTGGGGGTTGATGTTGATTATATAAGAAGGGGGCTTGATTATTATCTTGACAGATATATTGAAAAAGTGCCCGTAAGTGTAACTCCGACTGAAACGTTATCATTTCACAGAGCCACTGAGAGAATGATAAACCATATTCAGGGAATCCGTAAAAACGTAGCGGATGAGCTTGATTTTTTTGTGGCGCTGTTGGAAGATGAAACAAGCTACACCAATCAGCTTCTTAAAGAATTCGGTATAGAAAAAGTTGAGATAGTTGAATACATAACCGAAACAAAAGAAGACAAAAAAGAAAATAAAAAAGAATCTCCTCTTGAAGAATTTACAACCGAGCTTACTTCCATTGCCAAAGATTTCGATGATGTTATCGGAAGAGATAAAGAAATAGACAGAGTAATGCAGGTACTTGCAAGA
This genomic interval from Nautilia profundicola AmH contains the following:
- the ligA gene encoding NAD-dependent DNA ligase LigA gives rise to the protein MIKDYNDYKKAVDTLKKWAYYYYVLDNPLVTDEEYDKLYHEVEEYEKKHPDKIDPTSPTQRVGDVVLEGFEKAKHLSRMWSMEDVFNEKDFLDWVGRVKRILGHENFSFYIEPKFDGASLNLIYENGKLIRAETRGDGEIGEDVTLNAKTINSIPLEIKEKSLIEIRGEVVIKKDDFDKLNEERLKNGEPTFANPRNAAAGSLRQLDPKITAKRPLIFYPWGVGVNSLNYERYSELMDYIYSLGFKEPPKRGVCKDIPCVEKKYDEFVKLRDSFEVMLDGMVVKIDEIKYHDILGYTQKYPRWMVAYKFPAIEKETIIEDVIVQVGRTGVLTPVAVLKPVEIGGVIVERATLHNFDEIERMDIRIGDHVIVIRSGDVIPKITKVLTWKRKGDEKPIPRPTHCPVCGAEVLDEGALIKCQNLSCPARVVNTIIYFASKNCLDIEGLGESVAKLLYEHGLVKDVTDLFELKVEDLEKLPLFARKKAENLVNAIKSKVGVECWRFVNALGIEHIGEVASKKICEKFGVEFYKHAPEEFEEIEGFGPEMVKSIAEYIRVNKEKIEKLIEILKPKNPEKKEVQKTPFTGKTVVLTGTMSKPRSEIKKMLEDMGAKVSSSVSKKTDFVIYGEDAGSKYDKAKKLGVNLLSEDDMWKMLKEGK
- a CDS encoding ATP-dependent Clp protease adaptor ClpS, whose product is MPTKTVVENDVEIIMPKLYKVMLLNDDYTTFDFVIEILKTVFHKNEEEAINITLKVDREGSAAVGVYPYEIAQVKIEKTHTLARQAGYPLRAVMEEV